A section of the Humulus lupulus chromosome 2, drHumLupu1.1, whole genome shotgun sequence genome encodes:
- the LOC133819060 gene encoding protein SIEVE ELEMENT OCCLUSION B-like yields the protein MFNSFVSNVHQHIEGEIMSVFTMSDKTIKELIFATHVHSDQKSFDEDSLFLIVENVVMRSSQIIDEIIQGVAFHVDNIEEFTEAKLSVPLCTLKAINSELSFKAPNEETAHKTTMAILNKLTNYSWEAKAVLALAAFAFEFGDFWLMAQLYHSDPLAKDLAVLNRVPALMKTISELQKRRQAVFELSSLIMVTMRVIAIFDEFERLSACYDFKSNPGLSTALDHMPVDVYWAILTIAACATKLSILISDEPDRDHDLSPYAQKISYILNRLTMQLNVIRRQLGKRVLL from the exons ATGTTTAACTCTTTCGTTTCTAATGTGCACCAGCACATTGAGGGCGAGATCATGAGTGTCTTCACCATGTCTGATAAGACAATCAAAGAGCTCATCTTCGCCACTCATGTCCATTCTGATCAAAAATCCTTCGATGAAGATTCTCTTTTCTTGATCGTCGAGAACGTTGTTATGCGTTCTTCCCAAATTATTGACGAAATTATACAG GGAGTTGCATTTCATGTCGACAATATTGAAGAGTTCACCGAAGCTAAACTCAGTGTTCCCTTGTGCACGCTCAAGGCCATTAACAGCGAG CTTTCATTTAAAGCTCCGAATGAGGAAACTGCACACAAAACAACAATGGCGATTCTCAACAAGTTGACAAACTATTCGTGGGAAGCAAAAGCTGTTTTGGCACTTGCGGCTTTCGCCTTTGAGTTTGGGGACTTCTGGCTCATGGCTCAGCTTTACCATTCGGACCCTTTGGCCAAAGATTTGGCTGTCCTGAATCGAGTACCTGCCCTTATGAAGACTATTTCCGAGCTCCAAAAACGCCGGCAAGCGGTTTTTGAGCTCAGCAGCCTCATCATGGTCACCATGCGAGTCATTGCAATCTTCGACGAGTTTGAGAGGCTCTCTGCTTGTTATGATTTTAAAAGCAATCCTGGACTATCCACTGCCTTGGACCATATGCCAGTCGACGTCTATTGGGCTATTCTAACAATTGCAGCTTGTGCTACTAAGCTCAGTATTCTCATCAGTGATGA GCCGGATCGAGATCATGATTTGTCCCCTTATGCTCAAAAAATCAGCTACATTCTCAACCGCCTCACTATGCAGCTGAATGTTATCAGAAGACAACTGGGTAAACGGGTGCTTCTTTAG